In Nostoc sp. UHCC 0926, a single genomic region encodes these proteins:
- a CDS encoding histidine phosphatase family protein encodes MTLNLYLLRHGETTFSQSGNFCGETDAELTKEGMQMAESFADVYQKLKWEAVYVSPMKRTIATAKPFCDAIGMDMQLRDGLREGSYGEWETKSKSFAQENYAENYVKWLTEPAWNAPLGGETAVDIANRSMPVIAEIQEKHPQGNVLVVSHKATTRIMLCSLLGIDLGRYRYRVNILVASVSMVKFDVNGPLLEVLGDRHHIPDRIRFRPGT; translated from the coding sequence ATGACACTCAATTTATATTTACTGCGACATGGAGAAACTACTTTTAGTCAAAGTGGTAATTTCTGCGGTGAAACTGATGCGGAGTTGACAAAAGAAGGGATGCAGATGGCAGAGAGTTTTGCCGATGTTTATCAAAAATTGAAGTGGGAGGCTGTTTATGTTAGCCCGATGAAGCGCACAATTGCAACTGCCAAGCCATTTTGTGATGCTATCGGTATGGATATGCAGTTGCGTGACGGACTTAGAGAAGGTAGTTACGGCGAATGGGAAACTAAGAGTAAATCGTTTGCCCAAGAGAATTACGCAGAAAACTATGTAAAATGGTTGACCGAACCCGCTTGGAATGCACCACTAGGTGGAGAAACTGCGGTAGATATTGCTAACCGTTCTATGCCTGTAATTGCTGAAATTCAAGAAAAACATCCCCAAGGTAATGTTTTAGTAGTTTCCCATAAAGCCACGACTCGGATTATGCTTTGCAGTTTACTGGGAATTGATTTGGGACGCTATCGCTATCGGGTGAATATTTTGGTCGCGTCGGTAAGTATGGTTAAATTTGACGTTAATGGTCCTTTATTAGAAGTATTGGGCGATCGCCATCATATACCCGATCGTATTCGCTTTCGTCCGGGAACATAA
- a CDS encoding PAS domain S-box protein: MTAEVPATITQDVEQLLARISDAFIRLDREWRYTYVNHKLAELAGMNQEDFLGKSIWEFPDKVNSLLYTELHRAVAEQVPVNFEYFYPKWDRWLENRVYPSETGVSILITDITERKRSQQLLTVQYAIAHVLAEATTLVNVVPAILQSLCETLGWQAGIIWSGDDEANVLHRMSSWYSSDLEKEPFNQQTIAFNEGLPGQVWASGQPVWISEAQNENFFAAAIGFPIRLGNKILGVIEFFSNQILQPDTNLIQMISAIATQIGQFIEQKQTESLLQESEEKYRQIFETPGVLIGEEDFTIVKDLIDHLKAEEVTDLRQDLSEQQAALRDSEARYRSLAEASASIVWRAAPWGNVVDDIPTWEVFTGQSPEEYKGWGWVEALHPEDRSSMVAIWKQAFPTRSVAVAEYRVLRHDGEYRYMNIRGVPILDETGEIREWVGMCVDITERKQAEADRERLLVLLKTEQTRLIEANVLLDTLFNNAPIGIGLWDEKLRYVRLNDALAEINGFPQEVHIGKTVAQLLPGIDPTVIEAFRHVIETGESIAQETSGETPAAPGKQRYWSGNYYPIKLPDEITWVGAICQEITDRKLAEAECEQLFEREQAARVEAEDAKEQVTQILERITDGFLAFDSEWRFTYLNHEASRNLGRSGEDLLGKNLWSEFPELAATSFGQLYQRAVALGMPLELEDYYPPFDAWFAVRAYPSPTGLSLYFRNINVRKLSEAKLGESEACFRLLAENSTDIISRHTVNGTLLYISPACYTVLGYQPEELVGRLSYQLVHPDDLAEIAKNYPVNANLPDICTITHQARHQDGHYIWLETTLRAIRDRQTKEILEMQTSSRDITERKQVEEQQRFIAEASGILAGSLDYETTLASLARLAVPEIADWCLVDIICENQSVLRVAAAHANPGKQELVEELENYPPDLTQTEGVAEVIRTGKSQITHFRDKQMQVPTHNTAHLKILQELNPTSGMSVPLIVRGRVLGAMTLVSSSGRRYDTKSLMLAEELACRAAIAVDNARLYKEAQQSQQAALRAVSRTARLQAITAALSESLTPTQVAEVMVEQGMAALGASSALVALLTKSGTELEIVRAVGYQQETLDSWRRFSINASAPLAEAVRTKKPIWQEPTATRVARYSHLAQEYARYNYGAWISIPLIIEGRAIGGISLAFVEIQEFNQDDHTFILALAQQCAQAMERARLYEAEQTAREAAENANRIKDEFLAVLSHELRSPLNPILGWSKLLQTKKLDEKTIPQALKTIERNAKLQAQLIEDLLDISRILQGKLSLNIYPVDLTSVISAAMETVRLSAEAKSIQMHISLEPNLGQVLGDSNRLQQIVWNLLSNAVKFTPAGGRIDIRLSSCPSSNSALSTLNSALIQVSDTGKGIDPDFLPYVFEYFRQENSSTTRKFGGLGLGLAIVRHLVELHGGTVQVESRGEDQGATFTVRLPLIQNQSEIKQDSSDSEPSANLNGVKILVVDDDVDTREFIVFLLEQYGANVTAVASANEALAALTQSLPDILLSDIGMPEVDGCMFMRQLRTLPPEQGGQIRAIALTAYAGETNAKQVLTAGFNKHLAKPIEPAELVEAIANLIAE; the protein is encoded by the coding sequence GTGACTGCTGAAGTTCCAGCAACTATCACCCAAGACGTTGAACAGCTCTTAGCTAGGATCAGCGATGCTTTTATCAGATTGGATCGTGAATGGCGCTACACCTACGTTAATCACAAGCTAGCTGAACTAGCTGGGATGAATCAGGAAGACTTCTTAGGCAAGAGTATTTGGGAGTTTCCTGACAAAGTTAATAGCCTACTCTACACTGAACTGCACCGCGCTGTTGCCGAACAAGTTCCAGTAAATTTTGAGTATTTCTATCCAAAATGGGATCGCTGGTTGGAAAACCGCGTCTATCCCTCAGAAACTGGCGTATCAATCTTAATTACAGATATTACTGAGCGCAAACGCAGCCAACAGCTTCTAACTGTACAGTATGCGATCGCTCACGTCCTTGCTGAGGCTACCACGCTTGTGAATGTGGTTCCAGCTATTCTCCAATCCCTTTGCGAAACTTTAGGATGGCAAGCTGGGATAATTTGGAGTGGAGACGATGAAGCTAATGTTCTGCACCGCATGAGTAGTTGGTATTCATCTGACTTGGAGAAAGAACCATTCAACCAGCAGACAATTGCTTTTAATGAAGGTTTACCCGGTCAAGTTTGGGCAAGTGGTCAACCTGTTTGGATTTCAGAAGCCCAAAATGAGAATTTTTTTGCCGCCGCCATCGGATTTCCGATTCGGCTGGGTAATAAAATCTTAGGTGTAATTGAATTTTTCAGCAACCAAATTTTACAGCCTGACACCAATTTAATTCAAATGATCAGTGCGATCGCCACTCAAATTGGTCAGTTCATCGAGCAGAAGCAAACCGAGTCGTTACTGCAAGAAAGCGAGGAAAAATATCGCCAGATTTTTGAAACCCCAGGTGTGTTGATTGGCGAGGAAGACTTTACCATTGTTAAAGATTTAATTGATCACCTGAAAGCTGAAGAGGTTACAGATTTGCGGCAAGATTTGAGCGAACAGCAAGCTGCGCTGCGCGATAGTGAAGCACGCTACCGTTCACTGGCAGAAGCTAGCGCATCGATAGTCTGGAGGGCGGCACCTTGGGGCAACGTTGTTGATGATATTCCAACCTGGGAGGTGTTCACAGGGCAAAGTCCCGAAGAATACAAAGGATGGGGTTGGGTTGAGGCACTGCACCCAGAAGATCGTTCCTCGATGGTGGCAATTTGGAAACAGGCATTTCCTACACGTAGTGTTGCAGTTGCCGAGTATCGTGTTCTGCGACATGATGGCGAATACCGTTACATGAATATACGCGGTGTGCCTATACTCGACGAAACAGGCGAAATCCGCGAATGGGTAGGAATGTGCGTGGATATTACCGAACGCAAGCAGGCTGAGGCAGACCGTGAGCGACTATTGGTGCTACTGAAAACAGAACAGACTCGCTTGATTGAAGCTAACGTTCTGCTTGATACCCTCTTCAATAACGCACCTATAGGTATTGGCCTATGGGATGAGAAATTGAGATACGTTCGATTGAATGACGCTTTAGCTGAGATTAACGGTTTTCCCCAAGAGGTGCATATCGGTAAGACCGTCGCCCAACTGCTACCTGGGATAGATCCTACGGTGATCGAAGCTTTCCGCCATGTGATCGAGACGGGAGAATCTATTGCCCAAGAGACTAGTGGAGAGACACCCGCCGCGCCTGGAAAGCAGCGGTATTGGTCGGGAAATTATTATCCAATTAAACTACCCGATGAAATTACTTGGGTGGGCGCAATCTGCCAAGAAATCACCGATCGTAAGCTTGCCGAAGCAGAGTGTGAACAGCTATTTGAGCGGGAGCAAGCGGCTCGTGTTGAGGCTGAGGACGCCAAAGAGCAAGTTACCCAAATTTTGGAGAGGATCACTGACGGCTTTCTGGCCTTTGACAGTGAGTGGCGCTTCACCTACCTCAATCATGAAGCAAGCAGAAATCTGGGGCGTTCCGGCGAGGATCTGCTCGGAAAAAATTTGTGGTCAGAGTTCCCAGAACTGGCTGCTACTAGCTTTGGTCAGCTTTATCAAAGGGCAGTTGCTCTAGGAATGCCGCTTGAGCTTGAAGATTATTACCCACCCTTTGATGCATGGTTTGCGGTTCGCGCCTATCCTTCACCCACAGGGTTATCACTTTATTTCCGTAATATTAATGTCCGCAAACTCTCAGAAGCAAAACTGGGCGAGAGTGAGGCGTGTTTTCGGCTGCTGGCTGAGAATTCAACTGATATTATTTCACGCCATACAGTAAATGGAACTCTTCTGTACATTTCACCAGCTTGCTACACAGTACTGGGGTATCAACCAGAGGAATTAGTCGGTCGTCTCAGCTATCAGTTAGTTCACCCTGATGATCTGGCAGAGATTGCTAAGAATTACCCAGTCAATGCCAATTTACCAGATATTTGTACTATTACTCACCAGGCTCGTCACCAAGACGGACATTATATCTGGTTGGAAACAACTCTTCGAGCTATTCGCGATCGCCAAACTAAAGAAATTTTAGAGATGCAGACGTCTTCAAGAGATATTACTGAGCGCAAGCAGGTGGAGGAGCAGCAGCGTTTTATAGCCGAGGCTAGCGGGATTTTGGCTGGATCATTGGATTACGAGACAACCTTAGCCAGTTTGGCGCGTTTAGCAGTGCCTGAAATAGCTGATTGGTGCTTAGTTGATATTATTTGTGAGAATCAATCAGTCCTGCGGGTAGCAGCAGCCCATGCCAATCCAGGGAAACAAGAATTGGTAGAAGAGTTAGAAAATTATCCGCCTGATTTGACACAAACAGAAGGTGTTGCTGAGGTAATACGCACAGGCAAGTCACAAATTACTCATTTTCGTGACAAACAGATGCAAGTGCCAACCCACAACACTGCTCACCTAAAAATCTTGCAAGAACTAAATCCGACATCTGGTATGAGTGTACCACTGATAGTTCGGGGACGAGTGCTGGGAGCTATGACTTTGGTATCTTCTTCAGGTCGTCGCTATGACACCAAAAGCCTGATGTTAGCTGAGGAGTTGGCTTGTCGGGCGGCGATCGCTGTTGATAATGCCCGACTCTACAAAGAAGCACAGCAATCTCAACAGGCAGCTTTACGGGCAGTATCTCGCACTGCCCGTCTGCAAGCTATTACCGCTGCACTTTCTGAATCTCTAACTCCCACACAGGTTGCTGAGGTAATGGTAGAGCAAGGCATGGCAGCTTTGGGAGCTAGTTCTGCTTTAGTAGCATTATTGACTAAAAGCGGCACTGAACTAGAAATTGTCCGGGCAGTAGGTTATCAACAGGAAACGCTAGATTCATGGCGTCGATTCTCTATTAATGCATCCGCGCCACTGGCAGAAGCAGTCCGAACCAAAAAGCCGATCTGGCAAGAGCCAACAGCAACAAGGGTGGCTCGTTACTCACATCTTGCTCAGGAGTATGCTCGGTACAACTACGGAGCTTGGATTTCGATTCCATTGATCATCGAGGGACGAGCCATAGGTGGAATATCTCTAGCTTTTGTCGAAATTCAGGAGTTTAACCAGGATGACCATACCTTTATCCTGGCACTAGCACAGCAGTGCGCTCAAGCGATGGAACGTGCCCGTCTATACGAGGCAGAGCAAACCGCACGGGAAGCAGCAGAAAACGCCAACCGGATAAAAGACGAGTTTCTGGCAGTCCTTTCTCATGAGTTGCGATCGCCACTCAACCCAATTTTAGGATGGTCAAAGCTACTCCAAACCAAAAAACTTGATGAAAAGACAATCCCTCAAGCGCTGAAGACTATTGAGCGAAATGCTAAGTTACAGGCGCAACTGATTGAAGACTTGTTAGATATTTCCCGGATTTTACAAGGTAAACTCAGCTTAAATATCTACCCAGTTGATCTGACATCTGTGATTTCGGCGGCAATGGAGACAGTGCGGCTATCGGCAGAAGCTAAGTCAATTCAAATGCATATCAGCCTAGAACCAAATTTGGGACAAGTTTTAGGTGACTCCAACCGATTGCAGCAAATCGTCTGGAACTTGCTCTCAAACGCAGTTAAGTTTACACCTGCGGGGGGGCGGATTGACATCCGACTATCATCATGTCCTAGTTCCAACTCAGCACTTAGCACTCTTAACTCAGCATTAATTCAAGTCAGCGACACAGGAAAAGGCATCGATCCTGATTTCCTACCTTACGTGTTTGAATATTTTCGCCAAGAGAACAGCAGCACCACCAGAAAATTTGGTGGATTGGGATTAGGGTTAGCGATCGTCCGTCACTTAGTCGAACTGCATGGCGGGACAGTCCAGGTAGAAAGCAGGGGGGAAGATCAGGGGGCAACTTTTACTGTAAGACTACCGCTGATCCAAAATCAATCAGAGATTAAACAGGACAGTAGCGACTCAGAGCCATCCGCAAATTTGAATGGGGTGAAAATTTTAGTAGTGGATGACGATGTAGATACGCGAGAATTTATTGTTTTCTTGCTAGAGCAGTATGGAGCAAATGTGACAGCAGTGGCATCAGCAAATGAAGCCCTAGCTGCTTTAACCCAATCCTTACCAGATATACTTTTAAGCGACATTGGGATGCCAGAAGTCGATGGATGTATGTTTATGCGACAGTTAAGAACACTGCCACCAGAGCAGGGAGGGCAAATTCGGGCGATCGCACTTACTGCCTATGCTGGAGAAACGAACGCCAAGCAGGTACTAACAGCCGGATTTAACAAGCATCTTGCCAAACCAATAGAGCCAGCCGAGTTAGTAGAAGCGATCGCCAACTTAATAGCTGAATAA
- a CDS encoding CHASE2 domain-containing protein, with the protein MISGLLEKLRVPFAKVQDSHKTSKSKSWLQIILVTSVGVTAFIWAVRELKWLQSWELIVYDQMLRSRPTEAPDRRILLVKITDEDLKLQKWTLSDRTINQLLDKIESYQPRIVGLYLFQPEDNNLAAKEQNQDNIISTCLFSSLGRDEIPPPPNFPIDNVGFSDVVADNENDQILRRSLLFANSTDKKCITSFAFGAQIAINYLEKQGIEYQFTNKGEFQLGKTLFPRLQANSGGYQHLDANGYQILLNYHHPNSLTNQVTLTQVLSGQVNPNLVKDHLVIIGTTAANLSSGSFYTPYSALPDQPARMPALFIHAQIASQLISTVLDGRPLIWYWPDWAELIWVWGWSFLGGIIAWRWQNPLLLLVVDGTTLLGLIVICVALFFQAGWVPLIPSALALVISSICVIAYTSYQNQRQTQVIILQVEKQQEAIAQLNVLLEDKTAFPDSYLDFPPPIDSPKIKSGDLLLSGRYKISQVLGAGGFGRTYLAQDTQRPGNPTCVVKKLMPARQDPRFLQIARRLFNSEAEILESLGKHDQIPKLLAYFEDDHEFYLIQEYIEGHTLSEELPPVQNVQNESFVMEMLKQVLEVLEFVHQHRVIHRDLKPTNIIRCAEDNRLVLIDFGAVKLMQPPNSEQTELATVAIGTRGYAPPEQFAGHPRLCSDIYALGMIGIQAITGIPPQELHPDLETGNVMWRQTAPVSEELAAILDKMVCYHFSNRYQSAAAVLQDLKRF; encoded by the coding sequence GTGATTAGTGGACTATTAGAAAAACTCCGTGTCCCCTTTGCCAAAGTTCAGGATTCCCATAAAACTTCCAAGAGCAAAAGCTGGTTGCAAATTATTTTGGTTACCAGTGTAGGAGTTACTGCCTTTATATGGGCAGTTCGGGAACTGAAATGGTTGCAGTCTTGGGAGTTAATAGTTTATGACCAAATGTTGCGATCGCGTCCAACAGAAGCACCTGATCGGCGGATTTTGCTGGTAAAAATCACTGACGAGGATCTCAAACTACAGAAATGGACTCTATCAGATCGTACCATAAATCAGCTATTAGATAAAATTGAGTCTTATCAACCGCGAATTGTTGGTTTATATCTTTTCCAACCAGAAGACAACAATTTGGCAGCTAAGGAGCAAAATCAAGATAATATCATTAGCACCTGTTTGTTCAGCAGCTTGGGTAGAGATGAAATACCACCGCCACCCAATTTTCCTATAGATAATGTTGGGTTTAGTGATGTAGTTGCTGACAATGAAAACGACCAAATTCTCCGCCGCAGTTTGTTATTTGCTAACTCTACAGACAAGAAATGTATAACATCATTTGCATTTGGGGCGCAAATAGCAATTAATTATCTGGAAAAACAAGGCATTGAATACCAATTTACAAATAAAGGAGAATTTCAATTAGGTAAAACCCTCTTCCCGCGTTTACAAGCTAATTCTGGTGGCTACCAACATCTAGATGCAAATGGCTATCAAATATTATTAAATTACCATCACCCCAACAGCCTTACCAACCAAGTAACCCTGACACAAGTCCTCAGTGGCCAAGTCAATCCCAATTTAGTCAAAGACCATCTTGTAATTATTGGCACCACAGCAGCTAATCTTTCTTCAGGTAGCTTTTATACACCTTACAGCGCTTTGCCAGATCAACCAGCCAGAATGCCTGCTCTGTTTATTCATGCACAAATAGCAAGTCAACTCATCAGTACAGTGTTGGATGGGCGACCTCTAATTTGGTATTGGCCAGACTGGGCAGAACTTATTTGGGTGTGGGGCTGGTCATTCTTAGGTGGAATTATCGCATGGCGGTGGCAAAATCCGTTGCTGTTGCTAGTGGTGGACGGGACAACTCTACTTGGCTTAATAGTAATCTGCGTTGCTTTGTTTTTTCAAGCTGGATGGGTGCCATTAATCCCTTCTGCTCTTGCCTTAGTAATTAGTAGTATCTGTGTGATTGCTTATACTAGCTATCAAAATCAGCGGCAAACTCAGGTGATTATTCTGCAAGTTGAAAAACAACAAGAAGCGATCGCCCAATTAAATGTACTCTTAGAAGATAAAACAGCATTTCCCGACTCCTATCTTGACTTTCCTCCCCCAATTGATTCACCAAAAATAAAATCTGGTGATTTACTTTTGAGTGGACGCTACAAAATATCTCAAGTTCTTGGTGCAGGTGGATTTGGTCGCACTTATTTAGCACAGGATACTCAACGACCGGGTAATCCTACTTGTGTAGTGAAAAAGTTAATGCCAGCCCGTCAAGATCCACGATTTTTGCAAATTGCTCGCAGGTTGTTTAATAGTGAAGCTGAAATATTAGAATCTTTGGGTAAACATGATCAGATTCCCAAACTACTTGCTTATTTTGAAGATGACCACGAATTCTATTTAATTCAAGAATATATCGAGGGACATACCCTAAGTGAAGAATTACCACCTGTGCAGAATGTGCAGAACGAATCATTTGTGATGGAGATGCTCAAACAAGTTTTAGAAGTTCTAGAATTTGTTCACCAGCATCGAGTCATTCATCGTGATCTCAAACCGACTAATATTATTAGATGCGCTGAAGATAATCGGCTGGTGTTGATTGACTTTGGTGCTGTCAAATTGATGCAACCGCCAAATAGTGAGCAAACCGAATTAGCGACAGTAGCCATCGGGACGCGGGGTTATGCACCTCCAGAACAATTTGCCGGTCATCCCCGCTTATGCAGTGACATTTACGCTTTAGGAATGATTGGCATTCAAGCCATAACTGGGATACCACCGCAAGAACTCCACCCAGATTTAGAAACAGGGAATGTGATGTGGCGGCAAACAGCGCCAGTCAGCGAAGAATTAGCGGCAATTTTAGATAAGATGGTTTGTTATCATTTTAGCAATCGCTATCAATCAGCTGCCGCAGTTTTACAAGATTTAAAACGTTTTTAA
- a CDS encoding alpha/beta fold hydrolase, whose protein sequence is MTTTLHWQERVGNQRDWVWRGWQTRYTYIRPTQNNHKTTPLILLHGFGASIGHWRHNLEVLGEHHTVYAIDMLGFGASEKAAANYSIELWVEQVYDFWKTFIRQPAILVGNSNGSLISMAAAATHPDMVLGMVMMSLPDPSLEQEAIPSVLQPVVRAIKNIVASPLILKPVFNFVRRPGVLRRWAGLAYAKPEAITDELIEILAGPPQDIGSARAFSALFKAAIGINFSPSVKAVLPTLTIPMLLIWGQKDRFVPPALANQFAQYNEKLEVLNLPDVGHCPHDECPEQVNQAILDWIERWVSDRQPLLTP, encoded by the coding sequence GTGACCACTACACTACACTGGCAAGAGCGGGTTGGTAATCAAAGGGATTGGGTTTGGCGGGGCTGGCAAACTCGCTATACTTACATTCGCCCTACCCAAAATAACCACAAGACAACACCTCTGATTCTGTTACATGGCTTTGGCGCTTCCATTGGTCATTGGCGACATAATTTAGAAGTGTTGGGTGAGCATCACACAGTTTACGCCATTGATATGCTGGGTTTTGGCGCTTCTGAAAAAGCCGCAGCTAATTACAGCATCGAACTCTGGGTAGAGCAGGTTTACGACTTTTGGAAAACATTTATCCGTCAACCAGCGATTTTGGTGGGTAATTCCAACGGTTCACTGATTTCCATGGCCGCCGCCGCCACCCACCCCGATATGGTGCTAGGTATGGTGATGATGAGTTTACCCGACCCTTCACTAGAGCAAGAAGCAATCCCTTCTGTGCTGCAACCAGTGGTCAGAGCAATTAAAAATATTGTCGCTTCGCCGTTGATTCTAAAACCTGTGTTTAACTTCGTGCGCCGTCCAGGGGTGCTGCGTCGCTGGGCAGGTCTTGCCTATGCTAAACCAGAGGCGATTACCGATGAACTCATAGAAATTTTAGCAGGGCCTCCCCAAGACATAGGTTCAGCGAGGGCTTTTAGTGCTTTATTCAAAGCTGCTATTGGAATTAACTTTAGTCCCAGTGTCAAGGCAGTGTTACCAACCTTAACAATTCCGATGCTGTTAATTTGGGGACAAAAGGATCGGTTTGTTCCCCCAGCCCTGGCCAACCAATTCGCGCAGTACAACGAAAAATTGGAAGTGCTGAATTTACCAGACGTAGGTCATTGTCCCCATGATGAATGTCCAGAACAAGTCAACCAAGCTATTTTAGATTGGATTGAGAGATGGGTTAGCGATCGCCAACCGTTGCTTACTCCCTAA
- a CDS encoding BON domain-containing protein: MGWLQRLFGMEKPQNAEVNPTPQSIAADSSTSVASTDTQSIPPERLGLSGEYDQSGLAKRVALAFDQDPQLDDVDTLWVAQTGSTVVLKGKVPSQEILNKMISVANSVNGATDVDTNQATIG, encoded by the coding sequence ATGGGTTGGTTACAAAGATTATTTGGAATGGAAAAACCTCAAAATGCCGAAGTAAATCCTACTCCGCAGTCAATAGCGGCAGATTCTAGTACTAGTGTTGCTTCTACTGATACGCAATCAATCCCCCCAGAACGTTTAGGATTAAGCGGCGAATACGACCAAAGTGGCTTGGCAAAGCGGGTAGCGTTGGCATTTGATCAAGACCCCCAACTCGATGATGTTGATACCCTTTGGGTTGCTCAAACGGGTAGCACTGTAGTATTGAAAGGTAAAGTTCCCAGTCAAGAAATTCTCAACAAGATGATTTCTGTAGCTAATTCTGTGAATGGCGCTACAGATGTTGACACTAACCAAGCCACGATTGGCTAG
- the ilvN gene encoding acetolactate synthase small subunit produces MKHTLSVLVEDEAGVLSRISSLFARRGFNIESLAVGPAEQGGVSRITMVIPGDDRILEQLTKQLYKLVNVLKVQDITETPCVERELMLLKVNASSSNRSEVIELSQIFRARVVDVAEDSLTLEVVGDPGKMVAIVQVLQKFGLREIARTGKIALTRESGVNTELLKSLEAKV; encoded by the coding sequence ATGAAACATACTCTTTCAGTTCTCGTTGAAGATGAGGCGGGTGTTCTTTCCCGCATTTCTAGTTTATTCGCCCGTCGCGGCTTTAATATTGAAAGCCTTGCTGTTGGCCCTGCTGAACAAGGAGGAGTCTCCCGAATTACGATGGTTATACCTGGTGACGATCGCATTCTCGAGCAACTCACCAAGCAACTGTACAAGTTAGTCAATGTGCTTAAGGTACAGGATATTACCGAAACTCCTTGCGTAGAGCGGGAATTGATGCTCTTAAAGGTGAATGCTAGTAGCAGCAATCGCTCAGAAGTGATCGAACTGTCTCAGATTTTCCGGGCGCGAGTCGTGGATGTGGCGGAAGATTCTCTCACCTTAGAAGTTGTGGGAGATCCAGGTAAAATGGTAGCGATCGTGCAGGTGTTGCAAAAATTTGGTTTGAGAGAAATCGCCCGCACTGGCAAAATTGCTTTGACTCGTGAGTCGGGTGTGAATACCGAGTTACTCAAGTCTTTGGAAGCAAAAGTTTAG
- a CDS encoding zinc-dependent alcohol dehydrogenase family protein gives MKAVLMTAAGSPEVLQVQEVPNPAVPVGNTELLVRLVAAGINPIDTKLRSRGTFYPDRLPTILGCDGAGIVETVGAGVQRFRPGDEVYFCYGGLGAHQGNYAEYTVVDERFVARKPASISFAEAAAAPLVLITVWEALYERGRLESGERVLIHAGAGGVGHVAIQLAKLKGATVSTTVSSEEKANFVKELGADHVIFYKQTDFVQAVLDWTGGEGVDLAFDTVGGETFHKTFPAVRVYGDIVTILEPDANTVWKTARTRNLRIGLEFMLAPALLGLEESLQHHAEILEQCATWIDEGKLKIHVSHKFPLKEAAKVHQLLESGSVTGKIVLLISDE, from the coding sequence ATGAAAGCAGTCTTGATGACAGCAGCTGGCAGTCCGGAAGTTCTGCAAGTACAGGAAGTGCCAAACCCTGCTGTTCCTGTAGGTAATACTGAACTTTTAGTGCGTTTGGTGGCAGCTGGCATTAACCCCATTGACACTAAACTTCGTAGCCGAGGCACTTTCTACCCCGATCGCCTGCCGACAATTTTAGGATGTGATGGTGCCGGTATTGTCGAAACGGTAGGTGCTGGCGTTCAGCGTTTTCGCCCAGGCGATGAGGTATATTTTTGCTATGGCGGCTTGGGCGCACACCAAGGAAATTATGCTGAATATACCGTTGTGGATGAGCGGTTTGTGGCACGTAAACCCGCGTCTATCTCCTTTGCGGAAGCAGCAGCAGCGCCTTTGGTGTTAATCACCGTCTGGGAAGCTTTATACGAACGGGGACGATTGGAATCTGGGGAACGGGTTTTGATTCATGCGGGTGCTGGTGGTGTCGGTCATGTAGCAATTCAATTGGCGAAACTCAAAGGTGCTACTGTTTCCACCACAGTCAGTTCTGAGGAAAAGGCTAATTTCGTCAAAGAACTCGGTGCAGACCATGTAATTTTTTACAAACAAACTGACTTTGTGCAAGCGGTATTAGATTGGACTGGCGGCGAAGGCGTAGACTTGGCTTTTGATACCGTAGGCGGTGAAACCTTTCACAAAACTTTCCCCGCAGTGCGAGTGTATGGCGATATTGTGACGATTCTCGAACCAGATGCCAATACTGTTTGGAAAACTGCTAGAACTCGCAACCTCCGCATTGGTTTAGAATTCATGTTGGCACCAGCGTTGCTAGGATTGGAAGAGAGTCTCCAGCATCATGCAGAAATTCTCGAACAATGTGCCACCTGGATCGATGAAGGCAAGTTAAAAATCCACGTTAGTCACAAGTTTCCTTTGAAAGAAGCGGCTAAAGTCCACCAATTACTTGAAAGCGGTTCTGTGACGGGTAAAATTGTTCTACTGATTAGCGACGAATGA
- a CDS encoding NblA/ycf18 family protein, giving the protein MNQPMKLSLEQEFNIRCFSDTVQHMSHEQAQEFLLVLYEQMMIKETTFQQLLKHEWRLDLGAVSE; this is encoded by the coding sequence ATGAATCAACCCATGAAATTATCATTAGAGCAAGAATTCAACATCCGTTGCTTTAGCGACACAGTGCAACATATGTCCCATGAACAAGCTCAAGAATTTTTGCTTGTGCTGTATGAGCAGATGATGATTAAGGAAACGACTTTTCAGCAATTGCTAAAACATGAGTGGAGACTGGATTTAGGCGCAGTCTCTGAGTAA